In Populus nigra chromosome 1, ddPopNigr1.1, whole genome shotgun sequence, one genomic interval encodes:
- the LOC133691359 gene encoding uncharacterized protein LOC133691359 encodes MKIKNKGKVYPSPSSSSSSVGDNGDRDVLSVLKLLPAAILALASVLSLEDREVLAYMITRSLKTTTTNNPSPSLQDSKKKSSKKPQNNNNSQRSNHVAPIFDCDCFDCYISYWFRWDSSPNRELIHQVIEAFEEHLTSDEMSRKHTRGKRRDKAGRRVGEKSVLDVPGQPEMLPVLETSNTTSHESSSSCSVADVVNVNVGCPDNGLSPEKVAEREEMEECVKLYDEVPEEVVVAETAAAAHGVAVCSHHKGLARKVLPDVLGLLNSRLWNLWSPNV; translated from the coding sequence atgaagataaagaaCAAAGGTAAAGTTTACCCTtctccatcatcttcttcttcgtctGTTGGTGATAATGGAGATAGAGATGTTCTTTCTGTGTTAAAGCTTTTACCTGCTGCCATTCTTGCTCTAGCTTCTGTTCTTTCACTTGAAGACCGTGAAGTTCTTGCTTATATGATTACTAGGTCCTTAAAAACCACCACCACGAATAACCCATCTCCATCTCTTCAAGATTCCAAGAAAAAATCCTCCAAGAAACcacaaaacaacaataatagccAGAGAAGTAATCATGTAGCTCCAATCTTTGATTGTGATTGCTTTGACTGCTATATAAGCTACTGGTTCAGGTGGGACTCTTCTCCTAACCGTGAACTCATTCATCAAGTTATTGAAGCCTTTGAAGAACACTTGACCAGTGATGAAATGTCAAGGAAACATACAAGAGGTAAAAGAAGAGACAAGGCGGGTCGTCGGGTCGGTGAAAAATCGGTTCTTGATGTTCCGGGTCAACCCGAAATGTTACCGGTTCTGGAGACCAGTAATACTACATCCCATGAGTCTTCATCTTCTTGTTCTGTCGCTGATGTTGTTAATGTCAATGTTGGTTGTCCGGATAATGGCTTATCCCCTGAGAAAGTGGCTGAGAGGGAGGAAATGGAAGAGTGTGTCAAGCTTTATGATGAAGTGCCTGAGGAGGTGGTGGTAGCGGAGACTGCAGCGGCGGCTCATGGGGTCGCGGTGTGTAGCCACCACAAGGGTTTGGCAAGGAAGGTATTACCGGATGTGCTAGGGTTACTAAATTCGCGATTATGGAATCTTTGGAGTCCAAATGTGTAA